From Micromonospora rhizosphaerae, the proteins below share one genomic window:
- a CDS encoding helix-turn-helix domain-containing protein, which translates to MAAAVLREETYLPDGREQLARVYDFVRAHEEAGLGPLKPRYFLSGAEPGDQVELPAELYAALRQVVEALQRGLAVTVAPRTLTLTTQQAADLLGVSRPTVVKLLDEGKIPFERVGTHRRVLLPDLLAYREQRRADQYAALEATSVSVDDEEDLDAMLQQLRDARRAIGRRRRGLTE; encoded by the coding sequence ATGGCCGCGGCTGTGCTGAGGGAAGAGACCTACCTGCCGGATGGTCGGGAGCAGCTCGCCCGGGTGTACGACTTCGTGAGAGCTCACGAGGAGGCCGGACTCGGACCGTTGAAGCCACGTTATTTCCTGTCCGGAGCCGAGCCAGGAGACCAAGTTGAGCTTCCGGCTGAGCTGTACGCGGCGCTTCGACAGGTGGTCGAAGCGCTGCAACGAGGCCTTGCGGTGACTGTGGCACCCCGTACCCTGACGCTCACGACCCAACAGGCCGCCGATCTGCTCGGGGTCAGTCGGCCGACCGTGGTCAAGCTCCTCGACGAAGGCAAGATCCCATTCGAACGCGTGGGGACTCACCGCCGGGTACTGCTACCGGACCTGCTTGCGTACCGGGAACAGCGCCGCGCCGACCAGTACGCCGCGCTTGAGGCGACATCCGTCAGCGTCGACGACGAAGAGGACCTCGATGCGATGCTGCAACAGCTCCGCGACGCGCGTCGAGCGATCGGGCGCCGTCGCAGGGGCCTGACAGAATGA
- a CDS encoding DUF3105 domain-containing protein, whose amino-acid sequence MGSRISAKDFFEPGEAVPATSFGHVIGDGYVIVNYRPDLTAEQVAQVRAFVTDYVSGRVVGGPAPGQSEAVKAVHAYRTVACDTVDIDAVRQFTRDWFADPRSKPIE is encoded by the coding sequence GTGGGGTCGAGGATCTCGGCCAAGGACTTCTTCGAGCCGGGCGAGGCGGTGCCCGCGACCTCGTTCGGGCACGTCATCGGTGACGGGTACGTCATCGTCAACTACCGGCCGGACCTGACCGCCGAGCAGGTTGCCCAGGTGCGCGCCTTCGTCACCGACTACGTCTCGGGCCGGGTCGTCGGCGGCCCCGCTCCCGGTCAGAGCGAGGCGGTCAAGGCCGTGCACGCCTACCGGACGGTCGCCTGCGACACCGTCGACATCGACGCGGTCCGCCAGTTCACCCGGGACTGGTTCGCCGACCCGCGCTCCAAGCCCATCGAGTAG
- a CDS encoding aldehyde dehydrogenase family protein produces MEPTEFFVAGRPAHGEGELTVTHPYDGRTVGRTTFATADQVEAAVAAAAGVAAEAAALPAHVRAAALDHVSRRLGERAEEVAQLITAENGKPIKWARAEVGRAVSTFRWAAEEARRFSGELQRLDTDPAATGRIALVRRVPRGPVLGIAPFNFPLNLVAHKVAPAIAVGAPIVVKPAPATPLSALLLGEILAETELPEGMFSVLPLPNERAAELVADPRLPVVSFTGSGPVGAAIRRSVPEKHVTLELGGNAAAVICEDWISDEDLTFAAHRIATFANYQAGQSCIAVQRVYVHEWVYDGFLPRLIASVEALRTGDPFDSHVDVGPLVSEEAALRVEEWVDEAVTAGANLHVGGRREGATYPPTVLSGVPKDAKVCTEEVFGPVLVVGPVESDDAAFAEVNDSAYGLQAGVFTHSLQTAFSAARTLEVGGIIVGDVPSYRADQMPYGGVKGSGVGREGLRSAMEDYTEPRVLVLTGVTL; encoded by the coding sequence GTGGAGCCGACCGAATTCTTCGTCGCCGGCCGCCCCGCACACGGCGAGGGCGAGCTGACCGTCACCCACCCGTACGACGGCCGGACGGTGGGGCGTACCACCTTTGCCACGGCCGACCAGGTCGAGGCCGCCGTCGCGGCAGCGGCCGGGGTGGCCGCGGAGGCCGCGGCCCTGCCCGCGCACGTCCGGGCGGCGGCCCTGGACCACGTCTCCCGGCGGCTCGGCGAGCGGGCCGAGGAGGTCGCCCAGCTCATCACGGCCGAGAACGGCAAGCCGATCAAGTGGGCGCGGGCCGAGGTGGGTCGGGCGGTGTCCACGTTCCGGTGGGCGGCCGAGGAGGCGCGACGGTTTTCCGGCGAGCTGCAGCGCCTCGACACCGACCCGGCCGCGACCGGGCGGATCGCGCTGGTCCGGCGGGTGCCGAGGGGGCCGGTGCTGGGCATCGCGCCGTTCAACTTCCCGCTCAACCTGGTCGCCCACAAGGTGGCCCCGGCCATCGCGGTCGGCGCGCCGATCGTCGTGAAGCCGGCCCCGGCCACCCCGCTGTCCGCGCTGCTGCTCGGCGAGATCCTGGCCGAGACCGAGCTGCCGGAGGGGATGTTCTCGGTGCTGCCGCTGCCCAACGAGCGCGCCGCCGAACTGGTCGCCGACCCGCGGCTGCCGGTGGTGTCGTTCACCGGCTCCGGGCCGGTCGGCGCGGCCATCCGCCGGTCCGTGCCGGAAAAGCACGTGACGCTGGAGCTGGGCGGCAATGCGGCGGCGGTGATCTGCGAGGACTGGATCTCCGACGAGGACCTGACCTTCGCCGCACACCGGATCGCGACCTTCGCCAACTACCAGGCCGGGCAGTCCTGCATCGCGGTGCAGCGGGTGTACGTGCACGAGTGGGTGTATGACGGCTTCCTGCCCCGCCTGATCGCGTCGGTCGAGGCGCTCAGGACGGGTGACCCCTTCGACTCGCATGTGGATGTCGGGCCGCTGGTGTCGGAGGAGGCGGCGCTCCGGGTGGAGGAGTGGGTGGACGAGGCGGTGACCGCCGGGGCCAACCTGCACGTCGGCGGCCGGCGCGAGGGTGCCACCTACCCGCCGACCGTCCTGAGCGGCGTGCCGAAGGACGCCAAGGTCTGCACCGAGGAGGTCTTCGGGCCGGTGCTGGTGGTCGGCCCGGTGGAGAGCGACGACGCCGCGTTCGCCGAGGTCAACGATTCGGCGTACGGGTTGCAGGCTGGGGTGTTCACGCACAGCCTGCAGACGGCCTTCTCGGCGGCGCGGACCCTTGAGGTCGGCGGGATCATCGTCGGGGACGTGCCGTCGTACCGCGCCGACCAGATGCCGTACGGCGGGGTGAAGGGGAGTGGCGTCGGGCGGGAAGGGCTGCGCAGCGCGATGGAGGACTACACCGAACCGCGGGTGTTGGTGCTGACCGGGGTGACGCTCTAA
- a CDS encoding cation diffusion facilitator family transporter has product MKSHDHEHGHSHDHGQDHSHDHHEHEHDHHHRGWLASLWHRLSHAVVPHSHDSQTKIDPALETSREGLRALWISLVGLGITALAQAIIVVLSGSVALLGDTLHNVADALTAVPLGIAFLLGRRAATRAYTYGYGRAEDLAGIIIVVVIAASAVAAAWTAITRLLHPAEVTHVPWVAAAGLVGFLGNELVAQYRIRVGRRIGSAALIADGLHARTDGYTSLAVLAAAGGAALGWRWADPVIGLVIAAAITFVLKDAAREVYRRLMDAVDPAIVDQAETALRAVEGVQDVASVRLRWIGHRLHAEAELVVDANLTVIAAHEIAADAEHQLTHAVPRLTSATVHTDPDSHPGRHHHTDLSHRRRQPSRRSKRVA; this is encoded by the coding sequence GTGAAGAGCCACGATCACGAGCACGGTCACAGCCATGACCACGGCCAGGACCACTCGCACGATCACCACGAACACGAACACGACCACCACCACCGCGGCTGGCTGGCGAGCTTGTGGCACCGGCTGAGTCACGCTGTCGTCCCACACTCGCACGACTCCCAGACCAAGATCGACCCCGCGCTGGAGACCTCCCGCGAAGGGCTACGCGCCCTGTGGATCTCGCTGGTCGGCCTCGGGATCACCGCCCTCGCCCAAGCGATCATCGTCGTGCTCTCCGGCTCGGTCGCCCTGCTCGGCGACACTCTGCACAACGTCGCCGACGCCCTGACCGCCGTACCGCTCGGGATCGCGTTCCTCCTCGGCCGGCGGGCCGCCACCCGCGCCTACACCTACGGCTACGGCCGCGCCGAAGACCTCGCCGGCATCATCATCGTCGTCGTCATCGCCGCGTCCGCCGTCGCCGCCGCCTGGACCGCCATCACTCGGCTGCTGCATCCCGCAGAGGTGACCCACGTGCCGTGGGTGGCAGCCGCCGGCCTGGTCGGATTCCTCGGCAACGAGCTCGTCGCCCAGTACCGCATCCGCGTCGGCCGACGCATCGGCTCCGCGGCACTGATCGCCGACGGCCTGCACGCCCGCACCGACGGTTACACCTCCCTCGCCGTCCTCGCCGCCGCCGGCGGCGCAGCCCTCGGCTGGCGGTGGGCCGACCCGGTCATCGGCCTGGTCATCGCCGCCGCCATTACCTTCGTCCTCAAAGACGCCGCCCGCGAGGTCTACCGACGCCTCATGGACGCCGTCGACCCCGCCATCGTCGACCAGGCCGAAACCGCCCTACGTGCCGTCGAAGGCGTCCAAGACGTGGCATCGGTCCGGCTCCGCTGGATCGGCCACCGACTGCACGCCGAAGCCGAACTCGTCGTGGACGCCAACCTCACCGTCATCGCCGCACACGAGATCGCGGCCGACGCCGAGCATCAACTCACCCACGCCGTGCCCCGGCTGACCAGCGCTACCGTTCACACCGACCCTGACAGCCATCCCGGCCGGCATCACCACACCGACCTGTCCCACCGGCGCCGCCAGCCCTCCCGTCGATCGAAGCGGGTGGCTTGA
- a CDS encoding ABC transporter ATP-binding protein: MEIALEAEQLGKRYGRTWALRDCSLRLPAGRIAALVGPNGAGKSTLLHLAVGLLRPDAGAVRVFGQSPYDNPAVLPEIGFVAQDTPLYRDFTAAELVHLCGRMNKRWDAALARNRLAQLGIPPNLPVGKLSGGQRAQVALALALAKRPRLLLLDEPVASLDPLARREFLQSLMGSVADSETTVLLSSHLLADLERVCDYLMVLHAARVQLVGAVDDLVAGHRQLVGPRNGGRSPSGVEAVVRESHTDRQSTLLVRTGGAIDDPSWSVREVGLEDIILAYLADGDTTSRHTEWGVPA, encoded by the coding sequence ATGGAGATCGCGTTGGAGGCCGAGCAGCTCGGCAAGCGGTACGGGAGAACCTGGGCGCTGCGGGACTGCTCGCTGCGCCTGCCCGCCGGGCGGATCGCCGCCCTCGTCGGCCCCAACGGCGCCGGCAAGAGCACGCTCCTGCATCTCGCCGTCGGCCTGCTCCGGCCGGACGCCGGCGCGGTGCGCGTCTTCGGCCAGTCGCCGTACGACAATCCGGCGGTCCTGCCGGAGATCGGATTCGTCGCTCAGGACACCCCGCTCTACCGCGACTTCACCGCCGCCGAACTGGTCCACCTCTGCGGCCGGATGAACAAGCGCTGGGACGCCGCGCTGGCCCGCAACCGGCTCGCCCAGCTCGGCATCCCACCGAACCTGCCGGTCGGCAAGCTCTCCGGCGGCCAACGCGCCCAGGTCGCGCTGGCGCTCGCGCTGGCGAAACGGCCCCGGCTGCTGCTGCTCGACGAACCGGTCGCCAGCCTGGATCCGCTGGCCCGTCGGGAGTTCCTGCAGTCGCTGATGGGCAGCGTCGCCGATTCCGAGACGACGGTGCTGCTCTCCTCGCACCTGCTGGCCGACCTGGAACGGGTCTGCGACTACCTGATGGTGCTGCACGCCGCTCGGGTGCAGCTCGTCGGCGCGGTCGACGACCTCGTGGCCGGGCACCGGCAACTCGTGGGCCCCCGCAACGGCGGCCGTTCGCCCAGCGGAGTCGAGGCCGTGGTCCGGGAAAGCCACACCGACCGTCAGTCGACGCTGCTGGTCCGTACGGGCGGCGCGATCGACGATCCCTCCTGGTCCGTCCGCGAGGTCGGCCTGGAGGACATCATCCTGGCCTACCTGGCCGACGGCGACACGACGTCGCGTCACACCGAGTGGGGGGTGCCCGCGTGA
- a CDS encoding DUF5979 domain-containing protein: MKVQRKHVLAAGVAVVASAVVAVGTGFGFADTTPTRPSACQGSVTFSAEGGAPAATSDRFPVGTRLRVTNLDNGKAATVTVTGPSGSCVLLNVAAMELVRESGKNVIRRNLVERLDGGAAQPGGAARPGGGAQAGGQARPGNAQQPGGAQAGGAQAGGAQAGGAQGGGQSGGAQGGGQAGGAAGRSVCAGAITFSGEGGAPAATSDRFPVGTRLRVTNLDNGKAVTVTVTGPSGSCVLLNATAMDLVREPGKNLIRRNVVELLR, encoded by the coding sequence GTGAAGGTACAGCGGAAGCACGTGCTGGCGGCGGGGGTGGCGGTGGTCGCCTCGGCGGTGGTGGCGGTCGGGACCGGGTTCGGCTTCGCCGACACCACACCCACCCGGCCGAGCGCCTGCCAGGGGTCCGTCACGTTCTCGGCGGAGGGCGGGGCGCCCGCGGCGACGAGCGACCGGTTCCCGGTGGGGACCCGGCTGCGGGTGACCAACCTGGACAACGGGAAGGCGGCGACCGTCACGGTGACCGGTCCGTCGGGCAGTTGCGTGCTGCTCAACGTGGCCGCAATGGAGTTGGTCAGGGAGTCGGGGAAGAACGTGATCCGGCGCAACCTGGTGGAACGTTTGGACGGCGGCGCGGCGCAGCCCGGTGGAGCGGCCCGGCCGGGCGGCGGAGCGCAGGCCGGCGGGCAGGCCCGGCCGGGCAACGCGCAGCAGCCGGGCGGCGCCCAGGCCGGCGGCGCCCAGGCCGGCGGCGCCCAGGCCGGCGGCGCCCAGGGCGGTGGGCAGTCGGGCGGCGCCCAGGGCGGCGGGCAGGCGGGCGGGGCGGCCGGGCGCAGCGTGTGTGCCGGGGCAATCACGTTCTCGGGCGAGGGTGGGGCGCCGGCCGCGACCAGCGACCGGTTTCCGGTGGGGACCCGGCTGCGGGTGACCAACCTGGACAACGGCAAGGCCGTGACGGTGACGGTGACCGGCCCCTCGGGCAGTTGTGTGCTGCTCAACGCCACGGCGATGGACCTCGTCCGCGAGCCGGGCAAGAACCTGATCCGCCGCAACGTGGTGGAGCTGCTCCGCTGA
- a CDS encoding gamma-aminobutyraldehyde dehydrogenase — protein MSDQQQLRNFVNGEYVDPVDGGYADLIDPCTGAVFAQAPVSGAADVDAAMKAAASAFETWRDTTPAERQKALLKLADAVEARAAELVDAEVRNTGKPRQLTADEELPPAVDQFRFFAGAARLLEGRSAGEYMAGHTSYVRREPIGVCAQVTPWNYPLMMAVWKIAPALAAGNTVVLKPSDTTPVSTLLLAEIASEFFPPGVFNVVCGNRDTGRALVSHPTPQLVSITGSTRAGMEVAAAAAPDLKRTHLELGGKAPVVLFDDADIAAAAEAIAIGGYFNAGQDCTAATRVLAGPGIYDDFVAALADQARNTKTGAPDDEDVLYGPLNNANQLARVRGFLDRLPDHAKVETGGSQVGERGYFYSPTVVSGVQQADEIIQDEVFGPVITVQRFSDEDEAVRWANGVEYGLSASVWTKDHGLAMRMTRRLDFGCVWVNTHIPFISEMPHGGFKHSGHGKDLSVYSLEDYTRIKHVMHNIEA, from the coding sequence ATGAGCGACCAGCAGCAGCTGCGCAACTTCGTCAACGGCGAGTACGTCGACCCGGTGGACGGCGGCTACGCCGACCTGATCGACCCGTGTACCGGCGCGGTCTTCGCCCAGGCACCGGTCTCCGGCGCGGCGGACGTGGACGCGGCGATGAAGGCCGCCGCCAGCGCCTTCGAGACCTGGCGGGACACCACCCCCGCCGAACGGCAGAAGGCCCTGCTCAAGCTGGCCGACGCGGTCGAGGCCCGGGCCGCCGAGCTGGTCGACGCCGAGGTACGCAACACCGGCAAGCCCCGCCAGCTCACCGCCGACGAGGAGCTGCCGCCGGCCGTCGACCAGTTCCGCTTCTTCGCCGGCGCCGCCCGCCTCCTCGAGGGCCGCTCGGCCGGCGAGTACATGGCCGGCCACACCTCGTACGTGCGGCGGGAGCCGATCGGCGTCTGCGCCCAGGTGACGCCCTGGAACTACCCGCTGATGATGGCGGTCTGGAAGATCGCCCCGGCCCTGGCCGCCGGCAACACCGTGGTGCTCAAGCCCTCCGACACCACCCCGGTGTCGACGCTGCTGCTGGCCGAGATCGCCTCCGAATTCTTCCCGCCGGGCGTGTTCAACGTGGTCTGCGGCAACCGGGACACCGGTCGCGCCCTCGTCTCCCACCCGACCCCGCAGCTGGTGTCGATCACGGGCTCGACCCGCGCGGGCATGGAGGTCGCCGCGGCCGCCGCGCCGGACCTCAAGCGGACCCACCTGGAGCTGGGCGGCAAGGCCCCGGTGGTGCTCTTCGACGACGCGGACATCGCCGCGGCGGCCGAGGCGATCGCGATCGGCGGCTACTTCAACGCCGGCCAGGACTGCACCGCCGCCACCCGCGTGCTCGCCGGCCCCGGCATCTACGACGACTTCGTGGCCGCCCTCGCCGACCAGGCCCGCAACACCAAGACCGGCGCGCCGGACGACGAGGACGTGCTCTACGGCCCGCTGAACAACGCCAACCAGCTCGCCCGGGTGCGCGGCTTCCTGGACCGCCTGCCGGACCACGCGAAGGTCGAGACCGGCGGCTCGCAGGTCGGCGAGCGCGGCTACTTCTACTCCCCGACGGTGGTCTCCGGCGTGCAGCAGGCCGACGAGATCATCCAGGACGAGGTGTTCGGGCCGGTCATCACCGTGCAGCGCTTCTCGGACGAGGACGAGGCGGTGCGCTGGGCCAACGGCGTCGAGTACGGCCTGTCGGCCTCGGTCTGGACCAAGGACCACGGCCTGGCGATGCGCATGACCCGCCGGCTCGACTTCGGCTGCGTCTGGGTGAACACCCACATCCCGTTCATCTCGGAGATGCCGCACGGCGGCTTCAAGCACTCCGGGCACGGCAAGGACCTCTCGGTCTACAGCCTGGAGGACTACACCCGGATCAAGCACGTCATGCACAACATCGAGGCCTAG
- a CDS encoding GntR family transcriptional regulator codes for MIEFVLDGRSKVNTYVQLIQQVKQALRVGLLAPGDQLPKVRDVAQSLAINPNTVLKAYRELEIEGLVEGRPGVGTFVRRTLAGSSLADQAELREELVAWLHRARAAGLTPEDVTALVETTMRAAPAAETPRAEPASAG; via the coding sequence GTGATCGAGTTCGTGCTGGACGGCCGGTCCAAGGTGAACACCTACGTGCAGCTGATCCAGCAGGTGAAGCAGGCCCTGCGGGTGGGGCTGCTGGCGCCCGGCGACCAGCTGCCCAAGGTCCGCGACGTCGCGCAGTCGCTGGCCATCAACCCCAACACGGTGCTGAAGGCGTACCGCGAGCTGGAGATCGAGGGTCTGGTGGAGGGGCGCCCCGGGGTGGGCACCTTCGTCCGCCGCACCCTCGCCGGTTCGTCCCTGGCCGATCAGGCCGAGCTGCGCGAGGAGCTGGTGGCCTGGCTGCACCGCGCCCGGGCCGCCGGTCTCACCCCCGAAGACGTCACCGCCCTGGTCGAGACCACCATGCGGGCCGCGCCGGCCGCCGAGACGCCGCGCGCCGAGCCCGCCTCAGCAGGATGA
- a CDS encoding transporter, with protein MIWLAWRQHRKQLLFTLIGFAALAALMIPIGLSMRHTFTELGLPDCVRQLAATDVTPATVDGCEAGFRRFTNRYGSLNLVAVLLLVLPMLVGLFWGAPLVAREVEHGTHRFAWTQSVGRTHWAVVKLGLVVAVTVTAAVCYGLGMSWWVSPLTHAAREGRLGFIVFDLQGVAPIGYTLFAVALGIFAGTLWRRMLPAMTVTLVGLIGVRAAVAILARPHYQPARTLTFPIEGTELLRESRGDWILASGVRAADGKMVAADTQIMCPPGAQGPGGGACGAELGVGPGAYNWQLYQPADRFWLFQGIETGIFVALAALLLYLAFRRIRRIA; from the coding sequence GTGATCTGGCTGGCCTGGCGGCAGCACCGCAAGCAGCTTCTGTTCACCCTCATCGGGTTCGCGGCCCTGGCCGCCCTGATGATCCCGATCGGCCTGTCGATGCGGCACACCTTCACCGAGCTCGGGCTGCCGGACTGCGTCCGCCAACTGGCCGCCACGGACGTGACCCCGGCGACCGTTGACGGCTGCGAGGCAGGCTTCCGCCGATTCACCAACCGGTACGGCAGCCTGAACCTCGTCGCCGTCCTGCTGCTCGTCCTGCCGATGCTCGTCGGCCTGTTCTGGGGTGCCCCGCTGGTCGCCCGGGAGGTGGAGCACGGCACGCACCGGTTCGCCTGGACCCAGAGCGTCGGCCGGACGCACTGGGCCGTGGTGAAGCTCGGGCTGGTCGTCGCGGTCACCGTGACCGCAGCGGTCTGCTACGGGCTGGGCATGTCGTGGTGGGTCAGCCCGCTGACCCACGCCGCACGCGAGGGCCGGCTCGGCTTCATCGTCTTCGACCTGCAGGGCGTCGCCCCGATCGGCTACACCCTCTTCGCCGTGGCGCTCGGCATCTTCGCCGGCACGCTCTGGCGCCGGATGTTGCCCGCCATGACCGTCACCCTGGTCGGGCTCATCGGCGTACGCGCGGCGGTGGCGATCCTGGCCAGGCCGCACTACCAGCCCGCCCGTACGCTCACCTTCCCCATCGAGGGGACCGAGCTGCTGAGGGAGAGCCGGGGCGACTGGATCCTCGCCAGCGGGGTCCGCGCCGCCGACGGGAAGATGGTGGCGGCCGACACCCAGATCATGTGTCCGCCGGGTGCTCAGGGGCCGGGCGGCGGTGCCTGCGGCGCGGAGCTGGGTGTCGGACCGGGCGCCTACAACTGGCAGCTCTACCAGCCGGCGGATCGGTTCTGGCTGTTCCAGGGCATCGAGACCGGCATCTTCGTCGCCCTGGCCGCGCTCCTGCTCTACCTCGCCTTCCGCCGCATCCGCCGCATCGCCTGA
- a CDS encoding ArsR/SmtB family transcription factor — translation MYARDNVADASDLQQRLPGGPEVEAATEMLRMLADGTRLRLMYLLSEGEHDVTALVAAVGMARPAVSQHLGKLRLAGLVSVRREGRRALYRAKGGHVRRLVTEVMHAASHRVTGRPEHD, via the coding sequence ATGTACGCACGCGACAACGTTGCAGATGCCAGTGACCTGCAACAACGCCTTCCTGGCGGGCCGGAGGTGGAGGCGGCGACGGAGATGCTGCGGATGTTGGCCGACGGGACGCGGCTGCGGCTGATGTATCTACTCAGCGAAGGCGAGCACGACGTGACCGCGCTGGTGGCGGCGGTGGGCATGGCCCGGCCGGCGGTGTCTCAGCACCTTGGCAAGCTCCGGCTGGCCGGGCTGGTGAGCGTACGACGTGAGGGCCGCCGCGCCCTCTATCGCGCCAAGGGCGGGCATGTGCGCCGGCTGGTGACCGAGGTGATGCACGCGGCGTCGCACCGGGTGACCGGCAGGCCGGAGCACGACTGA
- a CDS encoding SCO6745 family protein, with translation MRLGEVEMEPKMVRQMWQLIEPVHALLYYAPELTEEAAALGLPTDERWPSYFAWRSAPLGPAGPQLVTATYYSFSPRMVAEYVPAIWSTADPAKVLDARLSGVDRALRALLGDRVHSPELAEAAALARRAAEAADVAGRPLAAANADLPWPDAPHLVLWQAATVLREHRGDGHVAALLTAGLDPTEALVSFAAVGAAPVEVFASRRWTEEEWAAARDRLATRGLVDAAGVATPEGHRLRDEVERRTDELAAAPWRALGPAAGRLAQLVAPVTRAVVASGMLPTQSTLGIRR, from the coding sequence ATGAGGCTCGGGGAGGTCGAGATGGAACCGAAGATGGTCCGGCAGATGTGGCAGCTCATCGAGCCGGTGCACGCGCTGCTCTACTACGCGCCGGAGCTGACCGAGGAGGCGGCCGCGCTGGGCCTGCCGACCGACGAGCGGTGGCCGAGCTACTTCGCTTGGCGGTCCGCCCCGCTCGGCCCGGCCGGGCCGCAGCTGGTCACGGCCACCTACTACAGCTTCAGCCCCCGAATGGTCGCCGAGTACGTGCCGGCGATCTGGTCGACCGCCGATCCCGCCAAGGTCCTCGACGCGCGACTCTCCGGGGTGGACCGCGCGCTGCGCGCCCTGCTAGGTGACCGGGTCCATTCGCCGGAGCTGGCCGAGGCCGCCGCGCTGGCCCGCCGGGCCGCCGAGGCCGCCGACGTCGCCGGGCGTCCGCTGGCCGCCGCCAACGCCGACCTGCCCTGGCCGGACGCGCCGCACCTGGTGCTCTGGCAGGCCGCCACCGTGCTGCGCGAGCACCGCGGCGACGGGCACGTGGCCGCCCTGCTGACCGCCGGGCTCGACCCGACCGAGGCGCTGGTCTCCTTCGCCGCCGTCGGGGCCGCGCCGGTCGAGGTCTTCGCCAGCCGCCGCTGGACCGAGGAGGAGTGGGCCGCCGCGCGTGATCGGCTCGCCACCCGTGGCCTGGTCGACGCCGCCGGCGTGGCGACCCCCGAGGGTCACCGGCTGCGCGACGAGGTGGAGCGGCGTACGGACGAACTCGCCGCGGCACCGTGGCGGGCGCTCGGCCCGGCGGCCGGTCGGCTGGCCCAGCTGGTCGCGCCGGTCACCCGGGCGGTGGTCGCCTCCGGAATGCTGCCCACGCAGAGCACCCTGGGCATCCGCCGGTAG
- the gabT gene encoding 4-aminobutyrate--2-oxoglutarate transaminase, with amino-acid sequence MASSEELHKRRGAAVARGVGSVIPSYVDRAGGGTITDVDGREWIDFAAGIAVTNVGNSAPRVVEAVKAQVERFTHTCFMVAPYESYVAVCEQLNALTPGNFEKRSALFNSGAEAVENAVKIARHATGRPAVVVFDHAYHGRTNLTMALTAKNMPYKHRFGPFAGEIYRVPMSYPLRDGGLSGADAAARAIEMVEKQVGAENVAALLIEPIQGEGGFVVPAEGFLPALRTWATAAGVVFIADEIQTGFCRTGDWFACQHEGVEPDLITLAKGIAGGLPLAAVTGRADLMDAVHVGGLGGTYGGNPIACAAALAAIETMHELDLAAAARRIESVMGARLRAIAERDPRVAEVRGRGAMLAVELVQPGTLIPDPAATAAVSAACHAAGLLTLTCGTYGNVLRFLPPLVISDDDLARGLDILDAAFG; translated from the coding sequence ATGGCATCGTCTGAGGAACTGCACAAGCGGCGCGGGGCGGCGGTCGCCCGGGGCGTCGGCAGTGTCATCCCGTCCTACGTGGATCGGGCCGGCGGCGGCACCATCACCGACGTCGACGGCCGGGAGTGGATCGACTTCGCCGCCGGCATCGCGGTGACCAACGTCGGCAACTCCGCCCCGCGGGTCGTCGAGGCGGTGAAGGCGCAGGTCGAGCGCTTCACCCACACCTGCTTCATGGTCGCCCCCTACGAGTCGTACGTGGCGGTCTGCGAGCAGCTCAACGCGCTGACCCCGGGGAACTTCGAGAAGCGCTCGGCGCTGTTCAACTCCGGCGCCGAGGCGGTGGAGAACGCCGTGAAGATCGCCCGGCACGCCACCGGGCGGCCGGCGGTGGTGGTCTTCGACCACGCGTACCACGGTCGGACCAACCTGACCATGGCGTTGACGGCGAAGAACATGCCGTACAAGCACCGGTTCGGACCGTTCGCCGGGGAGATCTACCGGGTGCCGATGTCGTACCCGCTGCGCGACGGCGGCCTGTCCGGCGCGGACGCCGCCGCGCGGGCCATCGAGATGGTGGAGAAGCAGGTCGGCGCGGAGAACGTCGCCGCGCTGCTGATCGAGCCGATCCAGGGCGAGGGCGGCTTCGTCGTACCCGCAGAAGGGTTCCTGCCGGCGCTGCGCACGTGGGCGACGGCGGCCGGGGTGGTCTTCATCGCCGACGAGATCCAGACCGGGTTCTGCCGGACCGGCGACTGGTTCGCCTGCCAGCACGAGGGCGTCGAGCCCGACCTGATCACCCTGGCCAAGGGCATCGCCGGTGGCCTGCCCCTCGCGGCGGTGACCGGGCGGGCGGACCTGATGGACGCGGTGCACGTCGGCGGCCTCGGCGGCACCTACGGCGGCAACCCGATCGCCTGCGCCGCCGCGCTGGCCGCCATCGAGACCATGCACGAGCTGGACCTGGCCGCCGCGGCCCGGCGGATCGAGTCGGTGATGGGCGCCCGGCTGCGTGCCATCGCCGAGCGCGACCCGCGCGTCGCCGAGGTACGCGGCCGCGGTGCGATGCTCGCCGTGGAGCTGGTGCAGCCCGGCACCCTCATCCCCGACCCGGCCGCCACCGCGGCGGTCTCGGCGGCCTGCCACGCCGCCGGCCTGCTCACCCTCACCTGCGGCACGTACGGCAACGTGCTGCGCTTCCTGCCCCCGCTGGTCATCTCCGACGACGACCTGGCCCGCGGACTGGACATCCTGGACGCCGCTTTCGGCTGA